The nucleotide window GACATCCGGTGCATGGTTGGCGTGACTGGGCATTTGGATATGTTGTTTGCAGCGGCTAGTGAAACACAACGATACCAACCGTCAGCCCCCCGAGACCAGAAACCATGCGCCTCCCCAATGACCGGACGTCAGCACGCGTAACCAAGTACGTGCTCCTCATTGCGGGATTGGTCATTGCGGCCACGTTGACCGGATTTCCCGCGCGCGTGCTCAACAGCTATGAAGTCAACCAGCGGGTCCTGGCGCTGGAGCAGCGCCTGGCCGCGCGCCAAGCGGAGAATGAATCCTTGCAACATGAGCTGGCGCGCCGCCACACGGAGGCGTACATCCGCACGATGGCCAAAGAGCGGCTGGGATTGGTGGAGCCGGGTGAAGAGCTGGTGCTATTGCCCCTGGATGGGGATCGTCCGGATTCCGCCATGGAAAATACCAGCGTCCCTGTCAAAGACCTGTTGATCTCCGATACACCGTACGATGCGGAATGGGGGTACTTTTTGGAATGGGTTGCGCTGCTCAAGCGCAATTTCACATGAAGGAACACATACGAGATATGGACGTTCGCATCAAGCGCATCGATCCCACGCTCCCGCTGCCCCGTTACGCCACCGCCGGGGCAGTTGCTTTTGACTTGTGTGCCCGCGCGAGCGTGACTATCGCGCCGCAAGCAACCGCTCGCGTGCCCTGCAACGTGGTGATTGAGGTGCCATCGGGATACGCGCTTGTGGTGGCGAGCCGCAGCAGCACGCCGGTGCGCAAGGGCCTGCTGAAAGCGAACGGTATCGGCATCATCGAC belongs to Chloroflexota bacterium and includes:
- a CDS encoding septum formation initiator family protein — translated: MRLPNDRTSARVTKYVLLIAGLVIAATLTGFPARVLNSYEVNQRVLALEQRLAARQAENESLQHELARRHTEAYIRTMAKERLGLVEPGEELVLLPLDGDRPDSAMENTSVPVKDLLISDTPYDAEWGYFLEWVALLKRNFT
- the dut gene encoding dUTP diphosphatase, whose product is MDVRIKRIDPTLPLPRYATAGAVAFDLCARASVTIAPQATARVPCNVVIEVPSGYALVVASRSSTPVRKGLLKANGIGIIDQDYCGDTDEIQALFYNVTSAPVTVERGERIAQALLIPVPRVTWEEVASFGTEDRGGFGSTGV